From Solea solea chromosome 20, fSolSol10.1, whole genome shotgun sequence, one genomic window encodes:
- the utp23 gene encoding rRNA-processing protein UTP23 homolog: MKIKRQKKAKKTINFYKYNFSLREPFQILIDGTFCQAALKNQIQIKEQMPKYLMGEVQLCTTHCALKELETLGKELYGAKIILQKFQVRNCLHFKNPVPASECLLSMLEETNPHHYFVATQDHAVTKGLKKIPGCPLLYIILNTIVLDKPSQVSLDHVQAVQLGELVSPAQQQSIRSLKQEQGIAQRDGQRRKRKRKQSNPNPLSCLKKKKKKGGLPTPPQKKTEEGEKRKRSRHKKQKTEGGDNTSAPAVPNT; the protein is encoded by the exons ATGAAGAtcaagagacagaaaaaagccAAGAAAACCATCAACTTCTACAAATACAACTTCAGCCTCAGAGAACCGTTTCAGATCCTCATCGACGGCACGTTCTGTCAGGCGGCGCTGAAGAATCAGATCCAGATTAAAGAGCAGATGCCAAAGTACCTGATGGGAGAAGTGCAGCTGTGTACAACACA CTGTGCCCTGAAAGAACTAGAGACTCTGGGGAAGGAGCTGTACGGAGCCAAAATCATCCTGCAGAAGTTTCAGGTCAGAAACTGTCTACATTTCAAGAACCCGGTCCCTGCGTCAGAGTGTCTGCTGTCCATGCTGGAGGAAACAAACCCACACCACTACTTTGTAGCCACACAG GACCACGCGGTGACCAAGGGCCTGAAGAAGATCCCAGGTTGTCCTCTGCTCTACATCATCCTCAACACCATCGTCCTGGACAAACCCAGCCAGGTGTCTCTGGACCACGTGCAGGCCGTGCAGCTGGGGGAGCTGGTGAGCCCGGCGCAGCAGCAGAGCATCCGCAGCCTGAAGCAAGAGCAGGGCATCGCTCAGAGGGATGGACAGAGacggaagaggaagaggaaacagagcAACCCCAACCCTCTGAGCTGccttaagaagaagaagaagaagggagggCTTCCGACAccaccacagaagaagacagaggagggggagaagaggaaaagaagtcgacacaagaaacaaaagacGGAGGGAGGCGATAACACGTCTGCTCCTGCAGTTCCAAATACATGA
- the rnf5 gene encoding E3 ubiquitin-protein ligase RNF5, whose protein sequence is MAAADPRSSSDGGAASRGGFPDAESRNDRDGPGGGGSGGGGGGEGERERDRDRATFECNICLDTARDAVISMCGHLFCWPCLHQWLETRPSRQQCPVCKAGISREKVIPLYGRGSSSQEDPRLKTPPRPQGQRTEPESRGGMFQGFGDTGFHMSFGIGAFPFGFFTTVFNTNDHFHRADQYAGDHQGNGNLNNGNNNWQDSLFLFVAIFFFFWLLSV, encoded by the exons ATGGCGGCCGCGGATCCCCGGTCCTCGAGTGACGGTGGGGCGGCCAGCAGAGGAGGATTCCCGGACGCGGAGAGCAGGAACGACCGCGACGGGCcgggcggcggcggcagcggaggcggcggcggcggggaAGGAGAACGGGAGCGGGACCGGGACCGGGCCACCTTCGAGTGCAACATTTGTTTGGACACTGCCAGGGACGCTGTCATCAGTATGTGCGGCCACTTGTTCTG ctggcCCTGCCTTCATCAA TGGTTGGAGACGCGGCCCAGCAGGCAGCAGTGTCCCGTCTGTAAAGCAGGCATCAGCAGAGAGAAAGTCATCCCACTGTACGGCAGAGGGAGCTCCAGCCAGGAGGACCCCAG gtTAAAAACTCCACCTCGGCCTCAGGGGCAGAGGACCGAGCCAGAGAGCAGAGGCGGG ATGTTCCAGGGTTTTGGAGACACCGGCTTTCACATGTCTTTTGGCATCGGCGCTTTCCCCTTTGGCTTCTTCACAACAGTCTTCAACACCAACGACCATTTCCACAGAGCAG ATCAGTACGCAGGTGATCACCAAGGCAACGGGAACCTCAACAACGGCAATAACAACTGGCAAGATTCCCTTTTCCTGTTTGTggccattttcttcttcttctggctgctgagtgtgtga